The following are encoded in a window of Pseudomonas sp. St316 genomic DNA:
- a CDS encoding efflux RND transporter permease subunit translates to MKFSQFFISRPIFAAVLSLLILIAGAISLFQLPISEYPEVVPPTVVVRANFPGANPKVIGETVAAPLEQAITGVENMLYMSSQSTADGKITLTITFALGTDLDNAQVQVQNRVTRTEPKLPEEVTRIGITVDKASPDLTMVVHLTSPDKRYDMLYLSNYALLNIKDELARLGGVGDVQLFGMGDYSLRVWLDPNKTASRNLTATDVVTAIREQNRQVAAGALGAPPAPNAQAFQLSINTQGRLVNEEEFENIIIRSGANGEITRLKDIARIELGSSQYALRSLLDNQPAVAIPIFQRPGSNAIQISNDVRSKMEELKKGFPAGMDYSIVYDPTIFVRGSIEAVVHTLFEALILVVLVVILFLQTWRASIIPLVAVPVSLIGTFAVMHLFGFSLNALSLFGLVLAIGIVVDDAIVVVENVERNIELGLTPVEATKRAMSEVTGPIIATALVLCAVFIPAAFISGLTGQFYKQFALTIAISTVISAVNSLTLSPALAAVLLKGHDAPKDRFSKFLDKLFGGWLFRPFNRFFERASHGYVGTVARVIRSSGIALVLYAGLMVLTFFGFSTTPTGFVPGQDKQYLVAFAQLPDAASLDRTEDVIKRMSDLALKQPGVESAVAFPGLSINGFTNSPNAGIVFVTLKPFDERKDPSMSAGAIAGALNGQYAGIQEAYMAIFPPPPVQGLGTIGGFRLQIEDRGNLGYDELYKETMNIITKSRSVPELAGLFTSYTVNVPQVDAAIDREKAKTHGVAVSDIFDTLQIYLGSLYANDFNRFGRTYQVNVQAEQQFRLESDQIGQLKVRNNRGEMIPLATFIKVSDTSGPDRVMHYNGFITAEINGAAAPGYSSGQAEKAIEKLLKDELPNGMTYEWTDLTYQQILSGNTALFVFPLCVLLAFLVLAAQYESWSLPLAVILIVPMTLLSAITGVILSGGDNNIFTQIGLIVLVGLACKNAILIVEFAKDKQLEGMNPLAAVLEACRLRLRPILMTSFAFIMGVVPLVFSSGAGAEMRHAMGVAVFSGMLGVTFFGLLLTPVFYVLIRNFVERSEARKAARALKLEAQQ, encoded by the coding sequence ATGAAATTTTCCCAGTTCTTCATTTCGCGGCCGATCTTCGCAGCAGTGCTTTCGCTGCTGATCCTGATCGCCGGCGCCATCTCGCTGTTCCAATTGCCGATCAGCGAATACCCGGAAGTCGTGCCGCCGACCGTGGTCGTGCGCGCCAACTTCCCGGGCGCCAACCCCAAGGTCATCGGCGAGACCGTGGCCGCGCCCCTGGAACAAGCCATCACCGGCGTCGAGAACATGTTGTACATGTCCTCGCAGTCCACCGCTGACGGCAAGATCACCCTGACCATCACCTTCGCCCTGGGCACCGACCTGGACAACGCCCAGGTGCAGGTGCAGAACCGCGTCACCCGGACCGAGCCCAAGCTGCCGGAAGAAGTGACCCGGATCGGCATCACGGTGGACAAGGCCTCGCCCGACTTGACGATGGTCGTGCACTTGACCTCGCCGGACAAACGCTACGACATGCTCTACCTGTCCAACTACGCCCTGCTCAACATCAAGGATGAGCTGGCGCGCTTGGGTGGCGTGGGTGATGTGCAGCTGTTCGGCATGGGCGATTACTCCCTGCGGGTCTGGCTGGACCCGAACAAGACCGCTTCGCGCAACCTGACCGCCACCGATGTGGTCACCGCAATCCGTGAACAGAACCGCCAGGTGGCTGCCGGTGCCCTGGGTGCGCCACCGGCGCCAAATGCCCAGGCGTTCCAGCTGTCGATCAACACCCAGGGTCGCCTGGTGAACGAGGAGGAGTTCGAGAACATCATCATTCGTTCCGGCGCCAACGGCGAGATCACTCGCCTGAAGGACATCGCCCGGATCGAACTGGGTTCCAGCCAATACGCCCTGCGCTCGCTGCTGGACAACCAGCCGGCGGTGGCGATCCCGATCTTCCAGCGCCCTGGCTCCAATGCGATCCAGATCTCCAACGACGTGCGCAGCAAGATGGAGGAACTGAAGAAAGGCTTCCCGGCCGGCATGGACTACAGCATCGTCTATGACCCGACGATCTTCGTCCGCGGCTCCATCGAAGCGGTGGTGCACACCCTGTTCGAAGCACTGATCCTCGTAGTGCTGGTGGTGATCCTGTTCCTGCAGACATGGCGCGCCTCGATCATTCCGCTGGTGGCTGTACCGGTATCGCTGATCGGTACGTTCGCCGTGATGCATCTGTTCGGCTTTTCGCTGAACGCCCTCTCACTGTTCGGCCTGGTACTGGCGATCGGTATCGTGGTGGACGACGCCATCGTGGTGGTGGAGAACGTCGAGCGAAACATCGAATTGGGGCTCACCCCGGTGGAGGCGACCAAGCGCGCCATGAGTGAAGTGACCGGCCCGATCATCGCCACCGCCCTGGTACTGTGCGCGGTGTTCATTCCGGCGGCGTTCATCAGCGGCTTGACCGGGCAGTTCTATAAACAGTTCGCCCTGACCATCGCCATCTCGACGGTAATCTCGGCAGTCAACTCCCTGACCCTGTCGCCAGCCCTGGCTGCGGTATTGCTCAAGGGCCATGACGCGCCCAAGGACCGTTTCTCCAAATTCCTCGACAAGCTCTTCGGTGGCTGGCTGTTCCGTCCGTTCAACCGTTTCTTCGAGCGTGCCAGTCATGGTTACGTGGGCACCGTCGCCCGGGTAATTCGCAGCAGCGGCATCGCCCTGGTGCTCTATGCGGGCCTGATGGTGTTGACCTTCTTCGGTTTCTCCACCACCCCGACCGGTTTCGTGCCCGGCCAGGACAAGCAGTACCTGGTGGCCTTCGCCCAATTGCCGGACGCCGCGAGCCTGGACCGCACCGAAGACGTGATCAAGCGCATGTCGGACCTGGCCCTCAAGCAACCGGGCGTTGAAAGCGCCGTGGCCTTCCCGGGCCTGTCGATCAACGGTTTCACCAACAGCCCGAACGCCGGTATCGTGTTCGTGACCCTCAAGCCCTTCGACGAGCGCAAGGACCCGAGCATGTCGGCCGGCGCCATTGCCGGGGCCTTGAACGGCCAGTACGCCGGGATCCAGGAAGCCTACATGGCGATCTTCCCACCGCCGCCGGTACAGGGCCTGGGTACGATCGGTGGTTTCCGCCTGCAAATCGAAGACCGGGGCAACCTGGGCTACGACGAGCTGTACAAAGAAACCATGAACATCATCACCAAGAGCCGCAGCGTGCCGGAACTGGCCGGGTTGTTCACCAGTTACACCGTGAACGTGCCCCAGGTCGACGCCGCTATCGACCGTGAAAAAGCCAAGACCCACGGCGTCGCCGTCAGCGACATCTTCGACACCCTGCAGATCTACCTGGGTTCGCTGTATGCCAACGACTTCAACCGCTTCGGTCGTACCTACCAGGTCAACGTCCAGGCAGAGCAACAGTTCCGTCTCGAGTCGGACCAGATCGGCCAGCTCAAGGTGCGCAACAACCGTGGCGAGATGATCCCGCTGGCGACCTTCATCAAGGTCAGCGATACCTCGGGGCCGGATCGCGTGATGCACTACAACGGTTTCATCACCGCTGAAATCAACGGTGCCGCCGCCCCGGGCTACAGCTCCGGCCAGGCTGAGAAAGCCATCGAAAAACTGCTCAAGGACGAATTGCCCAACGGCATGACGTACGAGTGGACCGACCTGACGTACCAGCAGATCCTCTCGGGCAACACCGCGCTGTTCGTGTTCCCGCTCTGCGTACTGCTGGCGTTCCTGGTGCTCGCGGCACAATACGAAAGCTGGAGCCTGCCATTGGCGGTGATCCTGATCGTACCGATGACCCTGCTGTCGGCGATTACCGGGGTGATTCTCTCCGGTGGTGACAACAACATTTTTACCCAGATCGGCTTGATCGTATTGGTGGGACTTGCCTGTAAGAACGCGATCCTGATCGTCGAGTTCGCCAAGGATAAACAGCTCGAAGGCATGAACCCGCTGGCGGCGGTCCTCGAAGCGTGCCGCCTGCGTCTGCGGCCGATCCTGATGACCTCCTTCGCCTTCATCATGGGCGTGGTGCCCCTGGTGTTCTCCAGCGGCGCCGGTGCGGAAATGCGCCATGCCATGGGTGTGGCGGTGTTCTCCGGGATGCTCGGTGTGACCTTCTTCGGCCTGCTGCTCACCCCTGTGTTCTATGTACTGATCCGCAACTTCGTCGAGCGCAGCGAGGCCCGCAAGGCGGCCCGGGCTTTGAAACTGGAGGCGCAACAATGA
- a CDS encoding TolC family protein gives MSLKVFVPSLLVLALSACAVGPDYKAPQTEAANISTATDGAAGQKNFDRARFEGIWWQQFDDPTLNALVTRSLEGNRELRVAFARLRAARAIRDDASNDAMPTITSRASSNLGKGQIPGQTTDRVNTERYDLGLDMAWELDLFGRIQRNLEATDADQQAAEADLYQLQVTMIAELVDAYGQLRGAQLREKIALANLKNQQDSRKITESLRDAGVGDQLDVVRADARLASVEASVPQLQAEQVRQRNRIATLLGERPDKLSVDLSPKQLPAIAKALPIGDPGELLQRRPDILSAERQLAAATARIGVAKADLFPRVSLSGFLGFTAGRGSQIGSSAANAWALGPSITWAAFDLGSVRARLRGASAEADGALATYEQQVLLALEESENAFSDYGKRQQRLISLIRQSESSRAAADLAEIRYREGTVDFLVLLDAQRERLAAEDTQAQAEVDLYRGIVAIYKALGGGWKPETVASN, from the coding sequence ATGAGTTTGAAAGTGTTCGTGCCGAGCTTGCTGGTATTGGCCTTGAGTGCCTGTGCCGTAGGCCCGGACTACAAGGCTCCGCAAACGGAGGCGGCGAATATCAGCACCGCCACCGACGGCGCCGCCGGCCAGAAGAATTTCGACCGGGCTCGTTTTGAAGGCATCTGGTGGCAGCAGTTCGACGACCCGACCCTTAACGCGTTGGTGACCCGATCCCTGGAAGGCAACCGCGAGTTGCGCGTGGCCTTCGCCCGCCTGCGGGCCGCCCGGGCGATTCGCGATGACGCCAGCAATGACGCCATGCCGACCATCACCAGCCGTGCCAGCAGCAACCTGGGCAAAGGCCAGATCCCGGGGCAGACCACCGACCGGGTCAACACCGAGCGTTACGACCTGGGCCTGGACATGGCCTGGGAGCTGGACTTGTTCGGACGCATCCAGCGCAACCTGGAGGCCACCGACGCCGATCAGCAGGCCGCCGAAGCCGATCTTTATCAGTTGCAGGTGACCATGATCGCCGAACTGGTGGACGCCTACGGTCAATTGCGCGGCGCGCAACTGCGGGAAAAGATCGCCCTGGCGAACCTGAAGAACCAGCAGGACTCGCGCAAGATTACCGAAAGCCTGCGTGATGCCGGCGTCGGCGATCAACTCGATGTGGTGCGGGCCGATGCCCGCCTGGCCTCGGTGGAAGCCAGCGTGCCGCAGTTGCAGGCCGAACAGGTGCGTCAGCGCAATCGCATCGCCACATTGCTGGGTGAGCGCCCGGACAAACTGAGCGTGGACCTGAGCCCGAAACAGTTACCCGCCATCGCCAAGGCCCTGCCCATCGGCGACCCAGGTGAATTGCTGCAACGGCGTCCGGACATTCTCAGTGCCGAACGCCAACTGGCCGCTGCCACGGCGCGCATTGGCGTGGCCAAGGCCGATCTGTTCCCACGGGTCAGTCTGAGCGGTTTCCTGGGTTTCACGGCTGGACGCGGTTCGCAGATCGGCTCCTCGGCGGCCAACGCCTGGGCGCTGGGCCCGAGCATTACCTGGGCCGCTTTCGACCTGGGCAGCGTGCGGGCTCGCTTGCGCGGTGCCAGCGCCGAGGCGGACGGTGCCCTGGCGACCTACGAACAGCAAGTGCTGCTGGCCCTGGAAGAATCGGAAAATGCCTTCAGCGACTACGGCAAGCGCCAGCAGCGGCTGATTTCGCTGATTCGTCAGAGTGAATCGAGCCGTGCCGCCGCCGACCTGGCCGAGATTCGCTACCGCGAAGGTACTGTGGACTTCCTCGTGCTGCTCGACGCCCAGCGCGAACGCCTGGCCGCCGAAGACACCCAGGCGCAGGCCGAAGTGGACCTGTACCGCGGCATCGTCGCGATCTACAAGGCACTGGGTGGCGGCTGGAAACCGGAGACCGTTGCCAGCAACTGA
- a CDS encoding ATPase domain-containing protein: MSTSNELISAKAATGVEGLDNVLSGGLSRGHVFLLEGEPGTGKTTVALHFLLAGAKAGERSLYITLSETERELRQGATSHGWTLDDNIHIFELTPPESLLNAEHQQSLLYSSDLELGEATRQIFEVVERVKPTRVVLDSLSEIRLLAQSSLRYRRQILAIKHYFVRYDATVLLLDDLTAESLDKTVHSVAHGVIRLEELTPNYGAERRRVRVVKYRGQKYRGGYHDFTIMGDGVHVFPRLVAAEHRGQYLRQQLSSGIGEMDALLGGGIETGSSTLILGPAGTGKSLIAMIFAAAAVHRGEKAALFIFDEELGLLFERMKNIGIDLQALQETGNLLVEQVDAAELSPGEFSHRVRRCVDEGEIKTVIIDSINGYQAAMPEENALVLHMHELLLYLNRKGAATFMTVAQHGLVGDMQAPVDITYLADTVILLRYFEALGKVRRAISIIKKRTGSHESTIREYRINGSGMTIGEPLEAFQGVLRGVPTYMGESNPLLKDERR, from the coding sequence TTGTCTACATCTAACGAGTTGATCAGTGCAAAAGCCGCCACCGGCGTCGAAGGACTGGACAATGTCCTTTCCGGTGGTTTGTCCCGCGGCCATGTGTTCCTGCTCGAGGGGGAACCGGGTACCGGTAAGACCACGGTCGCGCTGCATTTTCTGCTGGCCGGCGCCAAGGCCGGTGAGCGCTCGTTGTACATCACGCTGTCGGAAACCGAGCGTGAACTGCGCCAGGGCGCGACCTCCCATGGGTGGACCCTGGACGACAACATTCATATCTTCGAGCTGACCCCGCCCGAAAGCCTGCTCAATGCCGAGCACCAGCAGAGCCTGCTGTATTCCTCGGACCTGGAGCTGGGCGAAGCGACCCGGCAGATTTTCGAAGTGGTCGAGCGGGTCAAACCGACACGGGTCGTGCTCGACAGCCTGTCGGAGATCCGCCTGCTGGCGCAAAGCTCTCTGCGCTATCGTCGCCAGATCCTGGCGATCAAACATTACTTCGTACGCTACGACGCCACGGTCCTGTTGCTCGACGACCTGACCGCCGAATCCCTGGACAAGACCGTGCACAGCGTCGCCCACGGGGTGATTCGTCTGGAAGAACTGACCCCCAACTATGGTGCCGAGCGTCGGCGAGTCCGGGTGGTCAAGTATCGCGGGCAGAAATACCGCGGCGGTTACCATGACTTCACCATCATGGGCGATGGCGTGCATGTCTTCCCCCGCCTGGTGGCTGCCGAACATCGCGGACAATACCTGCGCCAGCAACTGTCCAGCGGCATCGGCGAAATGGATGCGCTGCTGGGCGGCGGTATCGAGACCGGTTCCAGCACCTTGATCCTCGGCCCGGCAGGGACCGGCAAGTCGCTGATCGCGATGATTTTTGCCGCAGCCGCCGTGCATCGCGGCGAGAAAGCGGCGCTGTTCATCTTCGATGAAGAACTGGGCTTGTTGTTCGAGCGCATGAAAAACATCGGCATCGATCTGCAAGCCCTGCAAGAGACCGGCAACCTGTTGGTCGAACAGGTGGACGCCGCCGAACTGTCCCCCGGCGAGTTCTCCCACCGCGTGCGCCGTTGCGTCGACGAGGGCGAGATCAAGACCGTGATCATCGACAGCATCAACGGCTATCAGGCGGCCATGCCGGAAGAGAACGCCCTGGTGCTGCACATGCATGAGTTGTTGCTCTATCTCAACCGCAAGGGCGCGGCGACCTTCATGACCGTTGCACAGCACGGCCTGGTGGGCGACATGCAGGCGCCCGTGGACATCACTTACCTGGCCGACACGGTGATTCTGTTGCGCTACTTCGAAGCACTGGGCAAGGTTCGCCGGGCGATTTCCATCATCAAGAAACGCACCGGCAGCCACGAGTCGACCATCCGCGAATACCGCATCAACGGCTCGGGCATGACCATTGGCGAACCGTTGGAGGCGTTCCAAGGCGTCTTGCGCGGGGTGCCCACCTACATGGGCGAAAGCAACCCGCTGCTCAAGGATGAACGCCGGTGA
- a CDS encoding response regulator → MTLAEPLSERALILAPLGRDSQIALMILNEAGFAGLICRHLGHLCEELEKGAGLLVISSEALVGPDLEALFLHIEQQPAWSDLPIVLLTHHGGPEQNPAARIGAQLGNVTFLERPFHPVTLISLVTTALRGRRRQYEARDRLIDLSNSELRLQTTLETLEQQVEERTAQLRHNEEALRQSQKMEAVGQLTGGIAHDFNNMLTGIIGSLELLRRRLARGRTEDLDSLIDLGVTSANRAAGLTHRLLAFSRRQSLDSKAVQMNTLVLSMGELLQRSLNESIRLDMRLDEQLWVAEADPNQLESALLNLVLNARDAMPNGGNLLVQTYNRHLPPDFTDAYTNLEPGDYVVLSVQDSGCGMPESIIGRAFDPFFTTKPIGQGTGLGLSMIYGFSKQSRGHVTIDSEVDKGTTVNLYLPRFRGEEIPEPQVTTPHAPYAQEGETVLIVEDDPAVRALVSAVLSELGYAFVEAAEANSAVPILQSGQRIDLLISDVGLPGMNGRQLAEIGRQIRPDLRVLFITGYAEHAAVRGGFLDPGMQMITKPFTFDLLTAKVREMITVP, encoded by the coding sequence GTGACGCTGGCTGAGCCCCTGTCCGAGCGGGCGCTGATCCTCGCACCGCTGGGACGGGACAGCCAGATTGCCTTGATGATCCTCAATGAAGCCGGCTTCGCGGGCCTCATTTGCCGTCATCTGGGTCATTTGTGCGAAGAATTGGAAAAAGGTGCCGGCCTCCTGGTGATTTCTTCGGAGGCCCTGGTGGGACCTGACCTGGAAGCGCTGTTCCTGCACATCGAGCAGCAGCCGGCCTGGTCCGACCTGCCCATTGTCTTGCTGACCCACCACGGCGGCCCGGAACAGAACCCGGCGGCCCGTATCGGTGCGCAATTGGGCAACGTCACCTTCCTTGAGCGCCCTTTCCACCCTGTGACCCTGATTAGCCTGGTGACCACCGCCCTGCGCGGGCGGCGAAGACAATACGAAGCCCGCGACCGCCTGATCGACCTCAGCAACAGCGAACTGCGCCTGCAAACCACCCTTGAAACCCTTGAACAGCAAGTGGAAGAACGCACCGCCCAGTTGCGCCACAACGAAGAAGCCCTGCGCCAGTCACAGAAAATGGAAGCCGTCGGCCAACTAACCGGTGGTATCGCCCACGACTTCAACAACATGCTCACCGGGATCATCGGCAGCCTCGAACTGCTGCGTCGGCGCCTGGCCAGAGGCCGCACCGAAGACCTGGACAGTCTGATCGACCTGGGCGTGACCTCGGCCAACCGCGCCGCCGGCCTGACCCATCGCCTGCTGGCGTTTTCCCGTCGACAATCACTGGACTCCAAGGCCGTCCAGATGAATACGCTGGTGCTCTCCATGGGCGAGTTGCTGCAACGCAGCCTCAACGAAAGCATCCGCCTGGACATGCGCCTGGACGAACAGCTCTGGGTCGCCGAAGCCGACCCCAACCAACTGGAAAGCGCCCTGCTCAACCTGGTCCTCAACGCCCGGGATGCCATGCCCAACGGCGGGAATCTGCTGGTACAGACCTACAACCGGCACCTGCCCCCCGATTTCACCGACGCCTACACCAACCTGGAACCCGGCGACTATGTGGTGCTGAGCGTGCAGGACAGCGGTTGCGGCATGCCCGAATCGATCATCGGTCGCGCGTTCGACCCGTTCTTCACCACCAAGCCAATCGGCCAGGGCACTGGGCTGGGCCTGTCGATGATCTATGGGTTCAGCAAGCAATCGCGTGGCCACGTGACCATCGACAGCGAAGTCGACAAAGGCACCACCGTGAACCTTTACCTGCCGCGTTTTCGCGGCGAGGAAATACCCGAACCTCAGGTCACCACCCCACACGCACCGTATGCGCAGGAGGGTGAGACCGTGTTGATCGTCGAGGATGATCCAGCGGTGCGAGCGCTGGTGAGCGCGGTGTTGAGCGAGCTGGGTTATGCCTTTGTGGAAGCGGCCGAAGCCAACAGCGCAGTACCAATCCTCCAGTCAGGCCAACGCATCGACCTGCTGATCAGCGACGTGGGCCTGCCCGGCATGAATGGCCGGCAACTGGCGGAAATCGGCCGGCAGATCCGCCCGGACCTGCGGGTACTGTTCATCACCGGTTACGCGGAACATGCAGCCGTTCGCGGCGGCTTCCTTGACCCGGGGATGCAGATGATCACCAAGCCGTTCACGTTTGATCTATTGACGGCCAAGGTGCGGGAGATGATCACGGTTCCCTGA
- a CDS encoding response regulator, translated as MSEDAQDVVLIVEDDPSILMVLSAYLSGEGYRVLQAENGAQAFEILASKPHLDMMITDFRLPGGISGVQIAEPAVKLRPELKVIFISGYAQEVRDTDSPITRKAPILDKPFDLDELQSIMQSMLS; from the coding sequence ATGAGTGAAGATGCGCAAGATGTTGTATTGATCGTCGAGGATGACCCGTCGATCCTGATGGTGTTGTCGGCCTACCTGTCGGGGGAGGGATACCGGGTGCTACAGGCCGAAAACGGTGCCCAGGCGTTCGAGATCCTGGCGAGCAAGCCTCATCTGGACATGATGATTACCGACTTCCGCCTGCCGGGCGGTATCTCCGGCGTGCAGATCGCCGAACCTGCGGTCAAGTTGCGCCCGGAACTGAAGGTTATTTTCATCAGTGGCTACGCGCAGGAAGTGCGCGACACCGATAGCCCCATTACCCGTAAGGCGCCGATCCTGGACAAGCCGTTCGACCTGGATGAGCTGCAGAGCATCATGCAGTCGATGTTGTCGTAG
- a CDS encoding hybrid sensor histidine kinase/response regulator — MPRDIQAKLLIVDDLPENLLALEALIRGNDREVFKALSADEALSLLLQHDFALAIIDVQMPEMNGFGLAELMRGTERTRSIPIIFVSAAGRERNYAFTGYENGAVDFLHKPLDTQAVKSKVNVFVELYRQRKAMKEQVVALEQSRREQEVLLQQLEATRGELEQAVRMRDDFMSIVAHEVRTPLNGLILETQLRKMHLARDNAAAFSLDKVRTMVERDERQIKSLIRLIEDMLDVSRIRTGKLSIRPTRFNLTALVENLLRNFQPQIAVAECSLTCLAEPSVEGLWDEFRIEQVISNLLTNALRYGGKGPIEVRVYKTPDRACIEVQDHGIGISEENQKRIFQQFERVSSKAAAAGLGLGLFISEQIVTAHGGTITVNSRLNEGALFRVCLPLQKTVLDKTAEQTQPLPDPKVVSAAIDRTKASHE; from the coding sequence ATGCCAAGAGATATTCAAGCCAAACTGCTGATCGTCGACGATCTGCCTGAGAATCTGTTGGCCCTGGAAGCGTTGATCAGGGGAAATGACCGCGAGGTCTTCAAGGCCCTGTCGGCGGACGAAGCACTGTCGCTGCTGCTGCAACACGACTTTGCCCTGGCCATCATTGATGTGCAGATGCCGGAGATGAACGGTTTCGGCCTGGCCGAACTGATGCGCGGCACGGAGAGGACCCGCAGCATCCCGATCATTTTCGTCAGTGCCGCAGGTCGTGAGCGCAACTATGCCTTCACCGGCTATGAAAACGGCGCGGTGGACTTCCTGCACAAGCCGCTGGATACCCAGGCGGTCAAAAGCAAGGTCAATGTATTCGTCGAGTTGTACCGTCAACGAAAGGCCATGAAGGAGCAGGTCGTCGCCCTTGAGCAGAGTCGCCGCGAGCAGGAGGTTCTGTTGCAGCAACTGGAGGCCACCCGTGGCGAGCTCGAGCAAGCGGTGCGCATGCGTGACGACTTCATGTCCATCGTCGCCCACGAAGTGCGCACGCCCCTCAATGGTCTCATTCTCGAAACACAGTTGCGCAAGATGCACTTGGCCCGGGACAACGCCGCAGCCTTCAGCCTGGACAAAGTGCGCACGATGGTCGAACGCGACGAGCGCCAGATCAAGAGCCTGATCCGGCTGATCGAGGACATGCTGGATGTATCGCGGATTCGCACCGGCAAGCTGTCGATCCGTCCGACCCGCTTCAACCTGACGGCATTGGTGGAAAACCTGCTGCGCAATTTCCAGCCGCAGATCGCCGTCGCCGAATGCTCGTTGACCTGCTTGGCTGAACCGTCGGTGGAGGGGCTTTGGGATGAGTTTCGTATCGAGCAGGTCATCTCGAACTTGTTGACCAATGCGTTGCGCTATGGCGGCAAGGGCCCGATCGAGGTGCGCGTCTACAAGACGCCCGACCGCGCCTGTATCGAGGTCCAGGACCATGGCATCGGTATTAGCGAGGAAAACCAGAAACGTATCTTCCAGCAGTTCGAGCGCGTATCGTCAAAGGCGGCCGCTGCTGGCCTTGGGCTGGGGCTGTTCATTTCCGAGCAGATTGTCACGGCCCATGGCGGGACAATCACGGTCAACAGTCGCCTCAATGAAGGGGCTCTGTTTCGTGTGTGCCTGCCTTTGCAGAAAACTGTCTTGGACAAAACCGCCGAACAGACGCAACCTCTGCCAGACCCTAAGGTCGTATCAGCAGCTATTGATCGAACAAAGGCTTCTCATGAGTGA
- a CDS encoding chemotaxis protein CheB produces MNQTRDRSRPPIEAIVVGASAGGVEALLRVFGHLRKGFGVPILVVLHLPDERESQLARVFGHRLAVPVEEARDKQDIVPGTLYVATPGYHLSVEADRSLSLSLEEPVHHSRPSIDVLFESAADVYGQKLLAVVLTGANNDGACGLAKVRELGGITVVQDPDEAQVSTMPEAALALHEPDHILTLQGIGQLLAGLE; encoded by the coding sequence ATGAACCAGACGAGGGACAGATCCAGGCCGCCCATCGAGGCCATTGTCGTCGGTGCATCGGCCGGCGGCGTCGAAGCGTTGCTCAGGGTCTTCGGACACCTGCGCAAGGGCTTTGGCGTGCCCATCCTGGTGGTATTGCATTTGCCGGATGAGCGCGAAAGCCAACTGGCCCGTGTCTTCGGACACCGTCTGGCGGTGCCGGTGGAGGAAGCCCGGGACAAGCAGGACATCGTGCCGGGAACCCTGTATGTCGCCACGCCCGGCTATCACTTGTCGGTCGAGGCTGACCGTAGCCTCTCGTTGAGCCTGGAGGAACCGGTGCATCATTCGCGGCCGTCCATCGATGTTTTGTTTGAATCGGCCGCCGATGTCTACGGCCAGAAATTGCTGGCCGTGGTGCTGACCGGCGCCAACAACGATGGCGCCTGTGGTTTGGCGAAGGTCCGGGAGCTGGGCGGGATCACGGTGGTCCAGGACCCCGATGAAGCCCAGGTCTCGACCATGCCCGAAGCGGCGCTGGCCCTGCACGAGCCCGACCATATCCTTACTTTGCAAGGCATCGGCCAATTGCTGGCCGGGCTGGAATGA
- a CDS encoding protein-glutamate O-methyltransferase CheR: MERDTDTDIELRLLIEAIYLKYSYDFRDYSGASIKRRVHHALSQFECKTISALQERVLHDPGAFMQLLQLLTIPVSEMFRDPSHFLAIREEIVPLLRTYPSIKIWIAGCSTGEEVYSMAILLREEGLLDRTLIYATDINPRSLEKAKQGIFSLENVRTYTQNYQAAGGRRSFADYYTAAYDYAMFDKTLCQNVTFADHSLATDSVFSETQLISCRNVLIYFNKKLQDRAFGLFHESLCHRGFLVLGSKETLDFSAYGHRFEPLVKQERIYRKL, encoded by the coding sequence GTGGAACGTGACACTGATACCGACATTGAACTGCGTTTGTTGATCGAAGCGATCTACCTCAAGTACAGCTACGATTTTCGCGATTACTCCGGCGCTTCCATCAAGCGTCGGGTCCACCATGCGCTGAGCCAGTTCGAGTGCAAGACCATTTCGGCCTTGCAGGAGCGGGTGCTGCATGACCCGGGTGCGTTCATGCAGTTGCTGCAGCTACTGACGATCCCGGTCAGCGAGATGTTTCGCGACCCCTCGCATTTCCTGGCAATCCGCGAGGAGATCGTCCCGCTGCTCAGGACGTACCCTTCGATCAAGATCTGGATAGCCGGTTGCAGCACGGGGGAGGAGGTCTACTCCATGGCGATCCTGCTGCGTGAGGAAGGCCTGCTGGACCGAACGTTAATCTATGCTACCGATATCAACCCGCGCTCGTTGGAAAAAGCCAAGCAGGGGATTTTTTCCCTGGAAAATGTGCGCACCTACACCCAGAACTACCAGGCCGCCGGAGGCCGGCGCTCGTTTGCCGATTACTACACGGCCGCCTACGATTATGCGATGTTCGACAAAACCCTGTGCCAGAACGTGACCTTTGCCGATCACAGCCTGGCAACCGACAGTGTTTTTTCAGAAACTCAATTAATTTCGTGTCGCAACGTATTGATATATTTCAATAAAAAATTGCAAGATCGCGCGTTTGGACTGTTCCATGAGTCCCTCTGTCACCGTGGTTTCCTGGTATTGGGCAGTAAGGAAACATTGGATTTTTCGGCTTACGGCCATCGATTCGAGCCGTTGGTCAAACAGGAACGGATCTACCGCAAGTTATGA